In Brevibacillus brevis, a genomic segment contains:
- a CDS encoding GNAT family N-acetyltransferase yields MTLIRQATMQDANAICRIDAMVLGNTGRAQELREAVAAGHCYVASLDDGAVVGFVIMNQSFFKQSYIPYLIVHPHHQSKGIGQDLMLHMEAVCTTEKLFTSTNLSNKRMLRLCQRLHYVQSGMIDNLDPGDPEVFYCKKIRKRAKAIASPVQAI; encoded by the coding sequence ATGACTTTGATTCGTCAGGCGACCATGCAGGACGCAAATGCCATCTGCCGAATTGACGCGATGGTGCTGGGGAATACCGGCAGAGCCCAAGAATTGCGCGAAGCCGTAGCAGCGGGACATTGCTACGTGGCTTCACTCGACGATGGAGCCGTAGTGGGCTTCGTCATTATGAACCAAAGCTTTTTCAAACAAAGCTACATCCCGTACCTGATCGTTCATCCTCACCACCAAAGCAAGGGAATCGGCCAGGATCTCATGCTGCATATGGAAGCCGTCTGTACCACCGAGAAGCTGTTCACCTCCACCAATCTTTCCAATAAACGGATGCTGCGGCTTTGCCAGAGGCTGCATTACGTTCAGAGCGGCATGATCGACAATCTTGACCCCGGCGACCCTGAAGTCTTCTATTGCAAGAAAATCCGCAAGCGTGCTAAGGCGATAGCGAGCCCGGTCCAAGCAATATAA
- a CDS encoding RcpC/CpaB family pilus assembly protein, translating into MSVHPLRLLALLLLASCIGMGTYLMVKPHTVTYVQLRLGVDKESGQLLEAQDMEPLIVNTGSPFQRSEVPIPGLVLWKEAPELLGRPFARQVKGGRPLLESDLERSGQEQGRPELSPSMTGMSIPVDNVAGVSPHLSTGERVHVYASFEDDAGAHSGLLLQNMPIIGVQREMEGELPKLMAVTLSLTKNEAVLLTHALHYGKIRLGRATAMDEQKPGIGDSTFAAELMKTKKRWGIREEEQE; encoded by the coding sequence ATGTCTGTACATCCACTGCGGCTGTTGGCCTTACTGCTTCTGGCGTCGTGTATAGGAATGGGAACTTATCTGATGGTAAAGCCACACACCGTTACGTATGTACAATTGCGGCTGGGAGTCGACAAGGAAAGCGGTCAGCTGCTGGAAGCACAAGATATGGAGCCATTGATTGTAAATACAGGCAGCCCCTTTCAGAGGTCAGAGGTCCCCATACCTGGCTTGGTGTTGTGGAAAGAAGCCCCTGAACTGCTAGGCAGACCGTTCGCTCGTCAAGTAAAAGGCGGACGTCCGCTTCTGGAGAGTGACTTGGAGCGATCCGGCCAGGAACAGGGCAGGCCCGAGCTGTCTCCATCCATGACCGGGATGAGCATTCCCGTCGACAATGTGGCAGGTGTATCCCCCCATTTGTCGACGGGAGAGCGAGTTCATGTGTATGCCTCATTTGAAGATGATGCGGGAGCTCATTCCGGGCTGCTCCTTCAAAACATGCCAATCATTGGCGTTCAGCGCGAGATGGAAGGGGAACTGCCCAAATTGATGGCGGTGACCCTCTCCCTTACGAAAAACGAAGCCGTACTCCTAACACACGCACTCCATTACGGCAAAATCCGATTAGGACGTGCAACAGCAATGGATGAACAAAAGCCGGGCATAGGGGATTCAACATTCGCAGCAGAACTCATGAAGACGAAAAAACGCTGGGGGATTCGGGAGGAGGAGCAAGAGTGA
- a CDS encoding AAA family ATPase, protein MKKSLLIVDEDMDAAHLLRQQLSSSQWLEVCGHAASVEEAWKMLQACKPAMVLLGGLAETERGVLCQQFRLAFPHLSFIAACVPQELMWEPFFRNLGIWVVTKPVQPSQIEALAMMPSAVSESGINRGPQYGEFHKSPMQSEVVPQQLQHTIAETQFYPARPVTAGLPSKRLITVYGPKGGVGKTFLSRELAIFFSMQKKEGRPLRVLAVDFNLDLGTFATTLNLPRTPNIYTWVQDMDDQLQAMAQRQGRDPQTMRNDEWQELAAVMPLTSHDISKYMVRHDETGLDVLTSPRDIRHSFEIKDYHLYLILETLKQSYYDVILIDTAPDTTDATIQALFFAEQVVMVGNPVVDSIENIQRLLKLLREAEYPEERIQVCMNRLQRKEMFTLEEIRAYFQLHPSKRIFSIPDDAEVKKSINSGNPVMLQPGRAAAKDAIETLGKALLPIEPGKAEPAVRPKTKERPSLFRWLWG, encoded by the coding sequence GTGAAAAAAAGTCTGCTCATAGTAGACGAAGATATGGACGCCGCACATCTTTTGCGGCAGCAACTGTCCAGCAGCCAATGGCTGGAAGTCTGCGGACATGCGGCTAGCGTAGAAGAAGCTTGGAAAATGCTGCAGGCATGCAAACCGGCTATGGTACTTTTAGGGGGCCTTGCGGAGACGGAGCGAGGGGTGCTCTGCCAGCAGTTTCGACTGGCGTTTCCCCATTTGTCCTTCATTGCCGCATGTGTACCGCAAGAGCTCATGTGGGAGCCCTTTTTCCGCAATCTTGGGATCTGGGTAGTGACCAAACCGGTTCAGCCAAGCCAAATAGAGGCCTTGGCGATGATGCCATCAGCCGTATCAGAATCGGGAATTAACAGAGGTCCGCAATACGGAGAGTTTCATAAGTCTCCCATGCAATCTGAGGTCGTTCCACAGCAGCTACAGCATACGATTGCAGAGACGCAGTTCTATCCTGCCCGTCCTGTCACTGCAGGGCTGCCGTCCAAACGGCTGATTACCGTATACGGGCCCAAGGGAGGAGTAGGAAAAACATTTCTGTCCCGGGAGCTCGCCATTTTCTTTTCCATGCAGAAAAAAGAGGGTCGCCCGCTTCGAGTGCTAGCCGTAGATTTTAATCTGGATCTCGGCACGTTCGCAACTACCCTGAATCTCCCCCGAACCCCGAATATCTATACATGGGTGCAGGATATGGACGACCAGCTCCAAGCCATGGCACAGCGTCAAGGAAGGGATCCGCAGACGATGCGGAACGATGAATGGCAAGAGCTTGCGGCTGTCATGCCGTTGACTTCACACGACATTTCCAAATACATGGTACGACACGATGAAACGGGTCTTGATGTGCTTACCTCCCCGCGTGACATTCGGCACAGCTTTGAAATCAAGGATTATCACCTCTATCTCATCCTCGAGACGCTAAAACAGAGCTACTATGACGTCATTCTCATCGACACTGCTCCCGATACGACCGACGCAACAATTCAGGCGCTGTTTTTTGCCGAGCAAGTGGTCATGGTAGGAAATCCGGTTGTAGACTCCATTGAAAACATCCAGAGGCTCTTGAAATTGCTACGGGAGGCCGAATATCCGGAAGAACGGATTCAGGTCTGCATGAACCGCCTGCAGCGTAAAGAAATGTTTACGCTTGAAGAGATTCGGGCGTATTTTCAACTGCATCCCAGCAAGAGGATTTTCTCCATACCAGACGATGCAGAAGTAAAAAAGTCGATCAACAGCGGTAACCCCGTCATGCTTCAGCCGGGACGAGCTGCCGCCAAGGATGCGATTGAAACGTTGGGCAAAGCGCTGCTTCCCATCGAGCCGGGAAAAGCGGAACCTGCTGTCCGGCCGAAAACGAAGGAACGGCCATCGCTGTTTCGTTGGCTATGGGGCTAA
- a CDS encoding ATPase, T2SS/T4P/T4SS family — protein sequence MFDKKHLLGIQNQGRSLPQDLRTVGKETTRSPQTLNERMQATASHPSGESRISSEAETSIRTQIVEKYGKRLWDEKQSPPFLAELTADIKMLMESQTPLSTVHMDTEAKRLLHSLIGWGPLDQLLEDPDITEIMFHRYNYLVVERKSTGRLEIPDFPVFREEEEMLRLVEQIAATMGREFNETKAELHTQLPDGSRVAATHRSISPDGHMLTIRKHRDLLSEADYLRYGSICEPMLLFLKRAVGLSRASGIVSGGTGSGKTHMLNLISQYVPASLSIITIEDVLEMKLQHPYVRRFLAKPPNYEGKGGFSIKDCVRLSLRKRPDVIMVGETRGGEIVDMLWAMNTDHPGSWSTAHANSPRALVDSTLPILFGKADEVYSTEERNLMIGSALDLIVQVKRFEEDGSRKVVAITEVVGTGQSHEEWIKRACNVKQVVPDRVYLQDIYVYEPTGVRDGKVTGQFRWTGYRPERLIKRWVEKGLPREELDRVFFTDPILR from the coding sequence ATGTTCGACAAGAAACATTTGCTGGGCATCCAAAATCAGGGGCGCAGCCTACCGCAGGATTTGCGTACAGTAGGCAAAGAGACGACCCGGTCTCCACAGACTTTGAATGAAAGAATGCAGGCCACGGCTTCGCACCCATCCGGCGAAAGCCGAATTTCCTCTGAAGCCGAGACTTCCATTCGCACGCAAATTGTAGAGAAATACGGTAAACGTCTATGGGACGAGAAACAGTCTCCGCCCTTTTTGGCGGAATTGACGGCAGACATCAAGATGCTGATGGAATCCCAGACACCGCTGTCTACCGTTCACATGGATACCGAAGCAAAACGATTGCTGCATTCGCTGATCGGCTGGGGCCCACTCGACCAGTTGCTGGAGGATCCCGATATTACGGAAATCATGTTTCATCGGTACAACTATCTGGTCGTAGAAAGAAAGAGCACGGGCCGTTTGGAAATCCCTGATTTCCCCGTTTTCAGGGAGGAAGAAGAGATGCTGCGGCTGGTGGAGCAGATCGCGGCAACCATGGGACGAGAGTTTAACGAAACAAAGGCAGAATTGCACACCCAGCTGCCAGACGGTTCACGCGTTGCGGCCACACACCGGTCGATTTCTCCAGACGGACATATGCTCACGATCCGAAAACACCGCGACCTGCTCAGTGAAGCCGATTATTTGCGGTACGGATCCATTTGCGAGCCGATGCTCCTGTTTTTAAAACGGGCTGTAGGGTTGTCCCGTGCCTCGGGAATCGTGAGCGGCGGAACGGGGTCGGGGAAAACACACATGCTCAATCTTATTTCTCAATATGTTCCCGCTTCTCTAAGCATTATTACGATCGAAGACGTGCTGGAAATGAAGCTGCAGCATCCGTATGTGCGCCGTTTCTTGGCGAAGCCGCCGAATTACGAAGGGAAAGGCGGATTTTCCATCAAAGATTGCGTGCGGTTATCCTTGCGCAAGCGTCCGGACGTCATCATGGTCGGGGAGACGCGAGGGGGCGAAATCGTGGATATGCTGTGGGCCATGAACACGGATCATCCCGGAAGCTGGAGTACCGCTCACGCCAATTCCCCACGCGCTTTGGTCGACTCGACGCTTCCGATCCTGTTCGGAAAAGCCGATGAAGTGTACAGCACGGAAGAACGCAACCTGATGATTGGCTCCGCCCTCGATCTGATCGTTCAGGTCAAGCGTTTTGAGGAGGACGGGAGCCGGAAAGTCGTGGCGATTACGGAGGTGGTCGGTACAGGACAGTCTCACGAGGAATGGATCAAACGAGCATGCAACGTGAAGCAAGTGGTGCCTGACCGGGTTTATTTGCAGGACATATACGTGTATGAACCAACAGGCGTCCGGGATGGAAAAGTGACCGGTCAGTTCAGATGGACTGGGTATCGACCCGAGAGATTGATCAAGCGCTGGGTGGAAAAAGGGTTGCCTCGGGAAGAATTGGACCGGGTCTTTTTTACAGACCCGATTTTGCGATAG
- a CDS encoding type II secretion system F family protein, with the protein MGDLSIPLAVGIGIGLFLLLAPPNWFRSRTQAGKHAIVGQLQRDRKTIWNRLEDRLIQSRSDWGVNRYVTSSFLFGLVSFGISIQILQSWWLATPALFAGVLFTERLVAILGARRKEQFENGNVKAIRLMASSLRTSPSYLQAFEHVAASPFLDPLVTEEYRRIVELLRAQIPFERVMGSFYERTGSADVKYMATIVHIQREMGGDMAKTLDLAATAILRRKQSLRRQKAAMAQIVAQVNVLSVMPFVFVTALYMNNPHHFDSLTATLGGRLMILASLACILLGGEAIRHVAQKRVHRGG; encoded by the coding sequence ATGGGAGATTTGAGCATACCTCTTGCGGTTGGAATCGGGATAGGTCTTTTCCTGCTGCTGGCTCCCCCAAACTGGTTTAGATCCCGTACACAGGCTGGGAAGCACGCTATCGTCGGCCAACTGCAGCGCGACAGAAAAACGATCTGGAACAGGCTCGAGGACAGACTGATTCAATCCCGTTCAGACTGGGGAGTCAATCGTTATGTCACTTCCTCCTTTCTTTTCGGTCTGGTTTCGTTCGGTATCAGCATACAAATTTTGCAGTCGTGGTGGCTGGCTACTCCCGCTCTGTTTGCGGGTGTTCTTTTTACGGAGCGGCTCGTGGCCATCTTGGGGGCAAGACGCAAGGAGCAATTTGAGAACGGAAACGTCAAGGCCATTCGGCTGATGGCCAGTTCTTTGCGCACCTCGCCTTCCTACCTGCAGGCGTTTGAGCACGTAGCCGCCAGTCCTTTCTTGGATCCGCTCGTAACGGAAGAGTACCGGCGAATCGTCGAGCTATTGCGCGCTCAAATCCCTTTTGAACGTGTCATGGGTTCGTTCTATGAAAGGACAGGATCGGCAGACGTGAAGTACATGGCAACGATTGTCCACATTCAGCGGGAGATGGGGGGCGATATGGCAAAAACGCTGGATTTGGCTGCCACCGCCATCTTGCGGCGCAAACAGTCCCTGCGCAGGCAAAAGGCCGCCATGGCCCAAATTGTCGCCCAGGTGAACGTACTCAGTGTCATGCCGTTCGTATTCGTAACTGCATTGTATATGAACAACCCGCATCACTTTGATTCCTTGACTGCTACGCTGGGAGGACGGCTCATGATTCTGGCGTCTTTGGCATGTATTTTGCTCGGGGGAGAGGCTATTCGCCATGTAGCTCAAAAAAGAGTTCACAGAGGAGGCTAG
- a CDS encoding type II secretion system F family protein, whose product MSMVCALIGFSLFLYGLPSCLSREGGMIFSLFGRIDREQQLQLNDAFFQRQKQTRWTVVQILEKHDALLGKWCEWMGIDRKKTEETLKRLGYRVSLPELVIVRAICMVFVASALLYLMTSLYGGQSLRLANGFPLAIALILYLLPTRLLDWADKRVKAEIREQVPVFFSIVQALVEAGMPVQTAVKETARRFDAKLGHELARLEVEAKRLGNWRKAMEELAFRWEVDALSTIALEMNEAISKGVSISGMLAVQVEEQMRQLEDEAAARMNRLNIRLLPFVIILMGVPLLFLVMGPALIGIGDRL is encoded by the coding sequence ATGTCAATGGTATGTGCGTTGATTGGTTTCTCCTTGTTCTTATACGGTTTGCCTTCGTGCCTGAGCCGGGAGGGCGGAATGATCTTTTCTCTTTTCGGCAGGATTGACCGAGAGCAGCAACTGCAATTGAACGATGCCTTTTTTCAGCGGCAAAAGCAAACCAGATGGACAGTGGTCCAGATCTTGGAAAAGCACGATGCTCTCTTGGGGAAATGGTGCGAATGGATGGGAATTGACCGGAAAAAGACGGAAGAGACGCTTAAGCGGCTTGGCTATCGTGTAAGCTTGCCTGAACTGGTGATTGTTCGGGCTATCTGCATGGTGTTTGTCGCATCTGCCCTGTTGTACCTCATGACCAGCTTGTACGGGGGACAATCGCTTCGATTGGCAAACGGTTTTCCGCTGGCCATTGCCCTGATTCTGTATCTGCTGCCGACCAGGCTTCTTGATTGGGCGGATAAGCGGGTCAAAGCGGAGATCCGGGAGCAGGTTCCTGTTTTCTTCAGTATTGTTCAGGCTTTGGTGGAGGCGGGGATGCCAGTTCAAACGGCGGTAAAAGAGACGGCGCGGCGATTCGACGCGAAGCTTGGCCACGAGCTGGCGAGATTGGAAGTGGAGGCAAAGCGCCTGGGCAATTGGAGAAAGGCCATGGAAGAGCTGGCGTTTCGATGGGAGGTAGACGCGCTGTCTACCATCGCTTTGGAGATGAATGAAGCCATCAGCAAAGGGGTCAGCATATCCGGCATGTTGGCCGTGCAGGTCGAAGAGCAAATGAGGCAGCTGGAGGATGAAGCCGCTGCACGAATGAACCGGTTGAATATCAGGCTGCTTCCGTTTGTGATCATTCTCATGGGCGTTCCGCTGTTGTTTTTGGTCATGGGGCCGGCACTGATCGGGATTGGCGATCGATTGTAA
- a CDS encoding pilus assembly protein: protein MSFVTDYARRFWSEEDGVTIVEMVIIVAVILILIIPTLASLGEAEDAKLKELQEKISK, encoded by the coding sequence ATGTCCTTCGTCACCGATTATGCAAGACGGTTTTGGAGCGAGGAGGATGGCGTCACGATTGTCGAGATGGTGATTATCGTAGCGGTGATTCTTATCTTGATCATTCCGACGCTCGCCTCCCTGGGAGAAGCGGAAGACGCCAAGTTGAAAGAACTCCAGGAAAAAATCAGCAAATGA
- a CDS encoding A24 family peptidase — protein sequence MTDIVLYGLLTVAACFDWHLRKIPNALTFPVMITGLCHQWQAGTPWTAIEGVAGAFLLTLLPVACKGMGMGDQKLLMAFGAWSSWDDVYSLFWHSVLLCLLAAALLPRTWKRLWANLRKVAIGWRAHRQLWFPGSGQAAFVFPYAVFLLGAFFVQQLRVWEVLLG from the coding sequence ATGACGGACATTGTCCTGTATGGGCTGTTGACGGTTGCCGCTTGCTTTGATTGGCATCTCCGCAAGATCCCCAATGCTTTGACCTTCCCAGTAATGATTACCGGGCTGTGCCATCAATGGCAAGCAGGAACGCCATGGACTGCCATCGAGGGAGTCGCTGGGGCATTCCTATTGACCCTTCTGCCTGTCGCTTGCAAAGGGATGGGGATGGGGGATCAGAAGCTGTTGATGGCGTTTGGCGCATGGAGCAGTTGGGACGACGTGTACTCCCTGTTCTGGCATTCTGTCTTGCTCTGCTTGCTTGCGGCGGCTTTGCTCCCCCGTACCTGGAAGCGTCTATGGGCCAACCTGAGGAAAGTAGCGATCGGATGGAGGGCGCATCGGCAATTGTGGTTTCCTGGCAGCGGACAAGCCGCTTTTGTATTTCCGTATGCGGTTTTTCTACTGGGGGCATTTTTCGTCCAGCAGCTTCGGGTGTGGGAAGTGCTCCTTGGATGA
- a CDS encoding TadE/TadG family type IV pilus assembly protein has product MKRYPIVRMVLASERGSQTLEFILVFPLVWILFLFSFDQFSILYNKQKTLAAAYEAGRIAAVQPNFGLASYHARERGEAELREGLGIADQEVRLHLKGGGWRKGNHIVAEASMSFYLLATGEKVKLTESYYMMIENAEDK; this is encoded by the coding sequence ATGAAGCGCTATCCGATCGTTCGCATGGTACTTGCTTCCGAACGAGGGAGCCAGACCCTTGAGTTTATCTTGGTATTCCCGCTAGTTTGGATACTGTTTTTGTTCTCCTTTGACCAATTCAGCATTCTGTACAACAAGCAAAAGACACTGGCGGCTGCTTACGAGGCTGGGCGGATCGCCGCCGTTCAGCCCAATTTCGGACTCGCTTCGTATCATGCCAGGGAGCGAGGAGAAGCAGAGCTAAGAGAGGGCTTGGGAATTGCTGATCAAGAGGTTCGTCTGCACTTGAAAGGCGGAGGCTGGAGAAAGGGCAATCACATTGTGGCTGAAGCCTCTATGAGCTTTTACTTGCTGGCGACAGGGGAGAAGGTAAAACTGACAGAGAGCTACTACATGATGATTGAAAATGCGGAGGATAAATGA